The Effusibacillus lacus region GTTTGAGCATCAAATAAGAGTCGGATTTAGTGATTGCGACGCATTGGGACATGTTAACAACGCAAAATATTATACATATATGGAGGAAGCGCGTACAGATATTTTCAGGATCTTCAATCCTTCCTTGGATCTTGCGAACTGGAATTTGATCGTGGCTTCCACACGTTGCGACTATCTTGAACAAGTGAAACCTGCAGAGACAATCACAGTAATCAGCTGGATAGGGAAATTGGGAAACTCCAGTTTCACTGTGGAGCATGCCCTGCGAAATCAGGAAGGGAACTGGGTAGCGAGAGGACAGGCCACATTGATCCATTTCGATTATCCCGCACAAAAATCGGCCCCCATACCAGCGGAAGCCCGGCAGCAACTCGAGAAACATTGTACAGGTCCGGCAGATGCTCCTGAACTTCGTTAATTTTATAGAAGAACAGGTGTGAATTTGTGAGCAATAAGTAGTATCTTATTGTTTGAGCAGAACTAATATCGATTCAAATCGAATTTTGTTTCAGTTTGTTTCACGCATGTGTTTGAAACGGTTTCTGTATCGTGATAGTATAGCTTTTGTCGCGAAGAACTGGATGATCTAGTGTCGATGATGCCACAGGACGTGGCGCTTTTCATCGACCCGCGAGATGTTCGTTCTCTGCACCTACAGGGCATTTAGTTCAACTTAGCGACTGGTCGCTTAGTTGCAACTTATACTCTGGAGTGCAAGTAACGCTAAGGCATTAAGGCAAGGATGTTCGACTACCACCTCGGCGTCCATGCCGAAACGTCGAACG contains the following coding sequences:
- a CDS encoding acyl-CoA thioesterase, which encodes MFEHQIRVGFSDCDALGHVNNAKYYTYMEEARTDIFRIFNPSLDLANWNLIVASTRCDYLEQVKPAETITVISWIGKLGNSSFTVEHALRNQEGNWVARGQATLIHFDYPAQKSAPIPAEARQQLEKHCTGPADAPELR